A stretch of the Microcella sp. genome encodes the following:
- a CDS encoding PD-(D/E)XK nuclease family protein has translation MTSVDEAPRWWSATATWRLLSCPASASPTAAPAKPPEHSASNAGAVAHLALQAWAEAGEWSFPDPGGRLQERFDEVAEVHGAEPARMPQAIITRARLKSRGKELAAILGRASERTGLLSELMLVDDQEHLFGIVDLVAPGPGGLIVDLKTGRDASVLSSPAIEHQMRFYAHLFQATYGSLPQSAIVFSLQSGPVEIGVTPSATAELLSDIRTARLLAGITARPDAATCRFCPKRMICQPHWEALSTWDHADAIEGRIVSIEHSTSGTVALLVGSDWLTGIPAGLLPEGATPGQFVRAVRIRRRRDSPLGDWCATSSTRLHIAPA, from the coding sequence ATGACTTCCGTTGATGAAGCGCCGCGATGGTGGTCAGCGACAGCCACTTGGCGCCTCTTGTCTTGCCCCGCCTCCGCCTCGCCTACTGCGGCTCCGGCAAAGCCGCCCGAGCACAGCGCAAGCAACGCTGGCGCGGTGGCGCACCTCGCGTTGCAAGCCTGGGCTGAAGCAGGAGAGTGGTCGTTTCCAGACCCAGGAGGGCGACTGCAGGAACGCTTTGACGAAGTCGCGGAAGTGCACGGTGCGGAGCCGGCGCGCATGCCCCAGGCAATCATCACGCGGGCACGCCTGAAGTCCAGGGGGAAGGAACTTGCAGCGATACTCGGCCGCGCGAGTGAGCGTACGGGGCTCCTGAGTGAACTGATGCTTGTCGACGACCAGGAGCATCTATTCGGCATCGTTGACCTAGTAGCTCCCGGCCCCGGCGGACTCATCGTCGATCTCAAGACTGGACGCGACGCCTCTGTGCTGTCATCGCCAGCGATAGAGCACCAGATGAGGTTCTACGCGCACCTCTTCCAGGCGACCTACGGCTCGCTTCCGCAAAGTGCGATCGTGTTCAGCCTCCAGAGCGGACCCGTAGAGATCGGTGTGACCCCCTCAGCAACTGCCGAGCTCCTCAGCGACATCCGAACCGCGAGGCTGTTGGCTGGCATCACCGCCCGCCCTGATGCAGCCACGTGCCGATTCTGCCCGAAACGCATGATCTGCCAGCCGCATTGGGAAGCCCTCTCCACCTGGGATCACGCTGACGCGATCGAAGGCAGAATTGTCAGCATCGAGCACTCGACTTCGGGAACCGTTGCACTGCTTGTCGGCAGCGATTGGCTTACGGGAATACCCGCAGGCCTCCTTCCGGAGGGCGCCACGCCCGGTCAGTTCGTCCGCGCCGTCCGAATCCGGCGGCGTAGAGACAGCCCATTAGGGGACTGGTGCGCCACCAGCAGCACACGCCTCCACATCGCGCCTGCGTAA
- the katG gene encoding catalase/peroxidase HPI, producing MTDVATAGTCPVVHGAHTSKDGSVKEWWPKGLNLDILAQHDTKTNPLGADFNYREELKKLDVDALVKDVKELLVTSQDWWPADWGHYGGLMIRMAWHSAGTYRIADGRGGGGSGTQRFAPLNSWPDNANLDKARRLLWPIKKKYGNRISWADLMILAGTLSYESMGHKVFGFAFGREDLWHPEKDTYWGSEQEWLAPSDERYGSVDDPSTMENPLAAVQMGLIYVNPTGVNGVPDPLKTAAHVRETFARMAMNDEETVALTAGGHTVGRTHGNGTAEVLSAEPEGADITEQGLGWNNHVSRGIGKDTMTSGIEGAWTTHPTQWDNGYFTMLFSHEWELRTSPAGAPQWEPVAIADDDKPFDVEGTARQNPIMTDADMAMIKDPIYREISERFYNDPEYFSEVFARAWFKLTHRDMGPRNRYVGPLAPTEDLIWQDPVPAGKADYDVAAVAASILNSGLSMTDLVTTAWDSARTYRDSDKRGGANGARIRLAPQRDWHGNEPERLHRVLAVYEALSAETGVSVADLIVLGGNLAVEDAARKAGVEVSIPFHPGRGDATQEWTDVDSFAPLEPIHDAFRNYVKKDYTVPAEELMLDRASLMNLTAVEMTCLIGGMRVLGTNFGGTSHGVFTDTVGALTNDFFVTLTDLGYVWEPAGFNAYNLRDRTTGQVRYTATRADLVFGSNSILRSYAEVYAQDDSREKFVHDFVAAWTKVMNADRFDLVAS from the coding sequence ATGACTGACGTCGCCACTGCCGGAACCTGCCCCGTTGTGCACGGAGCCCACACGTCGAAAGACGGTTCGGTCAAAGAGTGGTGGCCGAAGGGGCTCAACCTCGACATCCTCGCTCAGCACGACACCAAGACGAACCCGCTCGGGGCTGACTTCAACTACCGCGAAGAGCTGAAGAAGCTCGACGTCGACGCACTAGTCAAAGACGTCAAAGAGTTGCTCGTCACGAGCCAAGACTGGTGGCCGGCCGACTGGGGCCACTACGGCGGGCTCATGATCCGCATGGCCTGGCACTCCGCGGGCACGTACCGCATCGCCGACGGCCGCGGTGGTGGCGGGTCAGGCACGCAGCGCTTCGCTCCGCTCAACTCGTGGCCCGACAACGCGAACCTCGACAAGGCGCGTCGCCTGCTCTGGCCGATCAAGAAGAAGTACGGCAACCGCATCAGCTGGGCCGACCTCATGATTCTCGCCGGCACGCTCTCGTACGAGTCGATGGGCCACAAGGTCTTCGGCTTCGCCTTCGGTCGCGAAGACCTGTGGCATCCCGAGAAAGACACCTACTGGGGCAGCGAGCAAGAGTGGCTGGCGCCGAGCGACGAGCGCTACGGCAGCGTCGATGACCCGAGCACGATGGAGAACCCGCTCGCCGCCGTGCAGATGGGCCTCATCTACGTGAACCCCACCGGAGTCAACGGCGTGCCCGACCCGCTCAAGACCGCCGCCCACGTGCGCGAGACCTTCGCGCGCATGGCCATGAACGACGAAGAGACCGTCGCGCTGACCGCGGGTGGTCACACCGTCGGCCGCACGCACGGCAACGGCACCGCCGAGGTGCTGAGCGCCGAGCCCGAGGGCGCCGACATCACCGAGCAGGGCCTCGGCTGGAACAACCACGTGAGCCGCGGCATCGGCAAAGACACCATGACGAGCGGCATCGAAGGCGCCTGGACGACCCACCCGACCCAGTGGGACAACGGCTACTTCACGATGCTCTTCAGCCACGAGTGGGAGCTGCGCACGAGCCCGGCCGGCGCACCGCAGTGGGAGCCGGTGGCGATCGCCGATGACGACAAGCCCTTCGATGTCGAAGGCACGGCGCGTCAAAACCCGATCATGACCGATGCCGACATGGCGATGATCAAAGACCCGATCTACCGCGAGATCTCTGAGCGCTTCTACAACGACCCCGAGTACTTCAGCGAGGTCTTTGCGCGCGCCTGGTTCAAGCTGACCCACCGCGACATGGGGCCGCGCAACCGCTACGTCGGGCCGCTCGCGCCGACCGAAGACCTCATCTGGCAAGACCCCGTGCCCGCCGGCAAGGCTGACTACGACGTGGCGGCGGTCGCGGCGAGCATCCTGAACAGCGGTCTGTCGATGACTGACCTGGTGACCACCGCGTGGGATTCGGCGCGCACCTACCGTGATTCCGACAAGCGCGGCGGAGCGAACGGTGCCCGCATTCGTCTGGCCCCGCAGCGCGACTGGCACGGCAACGAGCCGGAGCGCCTGCACCGCGTGCTCGCCGTCTACGAGGCGCTGTCGGCCGAGACTGGCGTCAGCGTGGCTGACCTGATCGTGCTGGGCGGCAATCTGGCGGTCGAGGATGCTGCGCGCAAGGCGGGCGTCGAGGTGAGCATCCCGTTCCACCCGGGACGCGGTGACGCGACGCAAGAGTGGACCGACGTCGACTCGTTTGCTCCGCTCGAGCCGATTCACGACGCGTTCCGCAACTACGTGAAGAAGGACTACACGGTGCCGGCCGAAGAGCTCATGCTCGACCGCGCCAGCCTCATGAACCTGACGGCGGTCGAAATGACCTGCCTCATCGGCGGCATGCGCGTGCTCGGCACGAACTTCGGTGGCACTAGCCACGGCGTCTTCACCGACACCGTCGGCGCGCTGACGAACGACTTCTTCGTGACGCTGACCGACCTGGGCTACGTGTGGGAGCCGGCCGGCTTCAACGCCTACAACCTGCGCGACCGCACGACCGGCCAGGTGCGCTACACGGCCACCCGCGCCGACCTCGTGTTCGGATCGAACTCGATTCTGCGCTCATACGCCGAGGTCTACGCGCAAGACGACAGTCGCGAGAAGTTCGTGCACGACTTCGTCGCCGCCTGGACCAAGGTCATGAACGCCGACCGCTTCGACCTCGTGGCGAGCTAG
- a CDS encoding ATP-binding protein, whose product MTDFLPRHAAPVAREYLEHFPGIVIEGARQVGKSTLAQEIAQPDALIRTLDDEQVRAAAIADPAGFIAESGERQQVIDEIQRMPSLTLAIKASIDRDRRPGRFILTGSASLLRVRGTVDSLAGRVGRMNLHGLSRGEIMGTADDFVSTVIDGIETITSAESHYTRTGYAALLAAGSYPEIYAATPRVRTAWFEGYVRGVVERDMSELKREVRPARSMAVLRTLAGRQSAELVKATLASETTVPATTITGYLDLVHDVGLVASLPPWTPNLAKREIGRPKTFIADSGLALWLARVTPDQLGRLEYGEAFGAFLEAFVAAEFLKQRTWSARPYDIFHWRDRDGGEVDIVIELNDGSVIGIEVKSASSFTARQFTGLARMRDALGSKFVAGIVLNTSETGYRYADRLYGAPVSALWN is encoded by the coding sequence GTGACGGACTTTCTCCCACGACACGCGGCCCCCGTCGCGAGAGAGTACCTCGAGCATTTCCCCGGCATCGTGATCGAAGGGGCACGCCAAGTCGGCAAGAGCACCCTCGCGCAGGAGATCGCCCAGCCAGACGCACTGATCCGAACACTCGATGATGAGCAAGTCAGGGCAGCGGCCATCGCTGACCCCGCCGGGTTCATCGCCGAAAGCGGCGAGCGTCAGCAGGTCATCGACGAGATCCAGCGGATGCCATCACTGACGCTCGCGATCAAGGCGTCGATCGACCGAGACCGTAGACCGGGGCGGTTCATTCTCACGGGATCAGCAAGTCTGCTTCGGGTGCGGGGCACGGTCGACAGCCTGGCGGGTCGCGTGGGTCGGATGAACCTGCATGGCCTGAGCCGCGGCGAAATCATGGGCACTGCGGATGACTTCGTCAGCACGGTGATCGACGGAATCGAGACCATCACGAGCGCCGAGTCTCACTACACCCGCACCGGTTACGCAGCCCTGCTTGCGGCTGGCTCCTACCCCGAGATTTACGCCGCAACACCTCGCGTGCGTACAGCGTGGTTTGAGGGTTACGTTCGAGGTGTCGTCGAGCGAGACATGTCAGAGCTCAAGCGCGAAGTGCGGCCTGCCCGGTCGATGGCAGTGTTGCGCACGCTAGCGGGGCGACAATCAGCAGAACTCGTCAAGGCGACGTTGGCCAGTGAGACTACGGTGCCAGCAACCACCATCACGGGCTACCTCGACCTCGTACATGACGTCGGTCTGGTCGCGAGCCTTCCGCCGTGGACGCCCAACCTCGCCAAACGCGAGATCGGTCGACCGAAGACCTTCATTGCCGATTCGGGGCTCGCCCTCTGGCTCGCACGGGTAACCCCAGACCAACTCGGCCGACTGGAGTACGGTGAGGCGTTCGGTGCCTTCCTCGAAGCGTTCGTGGCCGCCGAATTTTTGAAGCAGCGCACGTGGTCGGCGCGGCCGTACGACATCTTTCATTGGCGCGACCGCGACGGCGGCGAGGTCGACATCGTCATCGAGCTCAACGACGGCAGCGTGATCGGCATCGAAGTGAAGTCGGCGAGCTCGTTCACTGCCCGACAGTTCACGGGGCTCGCCCGAATGCGCGACGCTCTCGGCTCGAAGTTTGTCGCCGGCATCGTACTCAACACCTCCGAGACGGGTTATCGCTATGCCGATCGGCTATATGGCGCGCCCGTGTCAGCGCTCTGGAACTAG
- a CDS encoding peptidoglycan DD-metalloendopeptidase family protein, producing the protein MTTATPATASTAGDAAARPRRRRASAFTAAIAALALLVTGSVTAAEQPAYAVDYPSWNDVLEARRDVAAAQAKIREIRAAIAAIAAEVERTQAIAEEAGNLYYEAQLAFDEAAYNAEQLQLQADEAQARADESRQRAGQFVAELARSGGSDISAALFSNPGQADSLLSRLGFASKITEQADGIYAAALQDQNAAQSLTDQANVAKEIRDQLRIEAEAAYAAAQAAAEEAQAALVAQQENQARLEAQLAVLVENRAATEADYAAGVAARQAESGGGSFSTGQVANGWTVPVSGWISSHYGNRVHPISGTVRFHAGTDIAAPCGRVMYAAAGGTVEYAGWNGGYGYYVRINHGDGITTAYGHIQSGGILVSMGQSVAVGQSIARVGTTGSSNGCHLHFEVRQSGSPTNPVPYLRNKGLSIG; encoded by the coding sequence ATGACGACGGCGACGCCGGCAACGGCGAGCACGGCGGGGGATGCTGCGGCACGTCCGCGCCGTCGTCGCGCCAGTGCGTTCACCGCTGCGATCGCGGCGCTCGCTCTGCTCGTGACGGGTTCAGTCACCGCCGCAGAGCAGCCCGCCTATGCCGTCGACTACCCGTCGTGGAACGACGTGCTCGAGGCGCGGCGCGATGTGGCGGCGGCGCAAGCGAAGATCCGCGAGATTCGTGCGGCCATCGCCGCGATCGCAGCCGAAGTCGAGCGCACGCAGGCCATCGCCGAAGAGGCGGGCAACCTTTACTACGAAGCGCAACTGGCCTTCGACGAGGCCGCCTACAACGCCGAGCAGCTGCAACTGCAGGCCGACGAGGCGCAGGCGCGCGCCGACGAGTCGCGCCAGCGCGCCGGCCAGTTCGTCGCCGAGCTCGCGCGTTCGGGCGGCAGCGACATCTCGGCGGCCCTCTTCAGCAATCCCGGCCAGGCTGACTCGCTGCTCTCGAGGCTCGGTTTCGCGAGCAAGATCACCGAGCAGGCCGACGGCATCTACGCCGCGGCGTTGCAAGACCAGAATGCCGCGCAGTCGCTCACCGACCAGGCGAACGTCGCCAAAGAGATTCGTGACCAGCTGCGCATCGAGGCCGAGGCCGCCTATGCGGCAGCGCAGGCCGCGGCCGAAGAGGCGCAGGCCGCCTTGGTCGCTCAACAGGAGAACCAGGCTCGACTTGAAGCCCAGTTGGCGGTGCTCGTCGAGAATCGTGCCGCCACCGAGGCCGACTACGCCGCCGGGGTTGCCGCGCGCCAGGCCGAATCAGGTGGTGGCAGCTTCAGCACCGGTCAGGTGGCGAACGGCTGGACGGTGCCGGTCAGCGGCTGGATCTCGTCGCACTACGGCAACCGCGTGCACCCCATCAGCGGCACGGTGCGATTCCACGCGGGCACCGACATCGCCGCACCCTGCGGCCGCGTGATGTACGCCGCGGCGGGTGGCACCGTCGAATACGCCGGATGGAACGGCGGCTACGGCTACTACGTGCGCATCAACCACGGCGACGGCATCACCACCGCATACGGGCACATTCAGAGCGGCGGCATTCTGGTGAGCATGGGCCAGTCGGTCGCCGTGGGGCAGAGCATCGCCCGCGTCGGAACGACCGGCAGTTCGAACGGCTGCCACCTGCACTTCGAAGTGCGGCAGAGCGGATCGCCCACCAACCCCGTGCCCTACTTGCGCAACAAAGGGCTCTCGATTGGGTAG